The nucleotide window GGTTAACGCGAAGGATGGTATCGAGAAGATAGAGACGCTGCATCCTGACCTGTTGTTTCTGGACATTCAGATGCCGGACAAAACGGGATTTGATCTGCTTGCCGAACTGGAGAAGGCACCACAGGTGATCTTCACCACTGCATATGATGAATATGCGCTGAAAGCATTTGAGTACAATGCGCTGGACTACCTGCTGAAGCCGGTGGAGCCCAAGCGTTTGGCAGATGCGATCCATAAACTGCACCAACTGGAGGAAAAGGACCGGTTGGCCACTGCAGGCGGTATCCGTACCCTGCTGTCTGAAAATGACCAGGTGTTTGTGAAGGATGGTGATCGTTGCTGGTTTGTGAAGCTGCAGGAAATCCGGTTATTTGAAAGCGTGGGTAACTACGCCCGGGTGTATTTTGAGACCAACAAACCGTTGATTCTGAAGTCATTA belongs to Chitinophaga sp. HK235 and includes:
- a CDS encoding LytTR family DNA-binding domain-containing protein yields the protein MKKALIIDDERLARSELKKLLADHPEIVVVGEAVNAKDGIEKIETLHPDLLFLDIQMPDKTGFDLLAELEKAPQVIFTTAYDEYALKAFEYNALDYLLKPVEPKRLADAIHKLHQLEEKDRLATAGGIRTLLSENDQVFVKDGDRCWFVKLQEIRLFESVGNYARVYFETNKPLILKSLNALEERLDERVFFRANRKHIVNLRMIEKIDTYFNGGLLLEMRGGEKIEVSRRQAVKFKEMMSL